The following are encoded in a window of Bdellovibrio svalbardensis genomic DNA:
- a CDS encoding NifU family protein, whose amino-acid sequence MSTQDVLIRIQATPNPNAWKFVMDRPVLNDGKATYADAAEAEQSMLASALFQVEGVRQVHFFQNVITVTHNFDADPEELQKNVVAVIQTRMPAHNPNQTQADEKKLRRASLPPEVQRIEEILDETVRPGLQGDGGDLDVVKYEDNKLWVFYQGACGTCPSATSGTLMAIEGILRDQFNPEIEVIPM is encoded by the coding sequence ATGAGTACCCAAGATGTTTTGATCCGCATTCAAGCAACACCGAATCCAAATGCTTGGAAGTTCGTTATGGACCGCCCGGTTTTGAACGATGGTAAAGCGACTTATGCTGATGCTGCGGAAGCAGAGCAAAGCATGCTAGCCAGCGCTTTGTTCCAAGTTGAGGGAGTTCGCCAAGTTCACTTTTTTCAAAATGTGATCACAGTGACTCATAACTTCGATGCAGATCCAGAAGAGCTGCAGAAGAATGTTGTCGCGGTCATTCAAACGAGAATGCCAGCGCACAATCCAAATCAGACCCAAGCGGATGAAAAGAAACTGCGCAGAGCCTCTTTGCCTCCTGAAGTTCAAAGAATTGAAGAGATCTTGGATGAAACCGTTCGTCCAGGTCTGCAAGGTGACGGTGGCGACTTGGATGTTGTGAAATACGAAGACAATAAATTGTGGGTCTTCTATCAAGGTGCTTGTGGAACTTGCCCAAGCGCGACTTCTGGAACTTTGATGGCCATCGAAGGAATTTTAAGAGACCAGTTCAATCCTGAGATTGAAGTGATTCCCATGTAA
- the sufC gene encoding Fe-S cluster assembly ATPase SufC: MLEIKNLHARVEEKEILKGLNLTIKAGEVHAIMGPNGSGKSTLSKVLAGHPAYEVTEGTVNYEVNFMMKNLLELAPDERAKEGIFLAFQYPIEVPGVSNFTFLHTAFNSVLQHQGSEPMPEGEFREFLVQKLKLVSMKPEYLDRPVNTGFSGGEKKKNEILQMAVLSPRLALLDETDSGLDIDALRVVSDGVNKLRRKDNAIVMVTHYQRLLDYIKPDYVHVLLNGKIVETGDSSLALKLEDKGYDWLIN; the protein is encoded by the coding sequence ATGTTAGAAATTAAAAACCTCCATGCACGTGTAGAAGAAAAAGAAATCCTTAAAGGCCTTAACCTGACTATTAAAGCCGGTGAAGTTCATGCCATCATGGGACCTAACGGTTCTGGCAAGTCTACTTTATCTAAAGTTTTGGCTGGTCATCCAGCGTACGAAGTGACTGAAGGAACTGTAAACTATGAAGTGAACTTCATGATGAAAAACCTTTTGGAGCTGGCTCCGGATGAAAGAGCCAAAGAAGGTATCTTCCTGGCGTTCCAATATCCAATTGAAGTTCCAGGTGTTTCGAACTTCACATTCTTGCACACCGCTTTTAACTCTGTTCTTCAACATCAGGGTTCAGAGCCGATGCCTGAAGGGGAGTTCCGCGAATTCCTCGTGCAAAAATTGAAACTTGTCAGCATGAAGCCTGAATATTTGGATCGCCCAGTGAACACTGGTTTCTCTGGCGGTGAAAAGAAGAAGAATGAAATCCTGCAAATGGCGGTTCTATCACCGCGTTTGGCATTGCTTGATGAGACGGATTCAGGTCTTGATATCGATGCTCTTCGTGTGGTTTCCGACGGTGTGAACAAGCTTCGTCGCAAAGACAATGCGATTGTTATGGTGACTCACTACCAACGTCTTTTGGACTATATCAAACCTGACTACGTGCACGTTCTTTTGAACGGCAAGATTGTTGAGACGGGCGATAGCTCTTTGGCTTTGAAGCTTGAAGACAAAGGCTACGACTGGTTGATCAACTAG
- a CDS encoding ExbD/TolR family protein produces the protein MGMSGGGGGKSRATLSEINVTPLVDVMLVLLIMFMVTTPLMQQGIEVDLPKTSASGVELNEEPFVLVIGADQKMTIAKTKISMADLRTKVKAIFENKKNKQVYIQADRKVDYGIVAEAMAEIRAAGVFNIGLLTVPKDK, from the coding sequence ATGGGAATGAGCGGTGGCGGCGGCGGTAAAAGTCGCGCGACATTAAGTGAAATCAACGTGACTCCCCTGGTGGACGTCATGTTGGTTCTTCTCATCATGTTCATGGTGACGACACCCTTGATGCAACAAGGGATTGAAGTCGATCTTCCGAAGACTTCGGCTTCGGGTGTTGAACTGAATGAAGAACCTTTTGTTTTGGTTATTGGTGCTGATCAAAAAATGACGATCGCCAAGACAAAGATTTCAATGGCGGATCTTCGCACTAAAGTTAAGGCGATCTTCGAGAACAAGAAGAACAAACAAGTCTATATCCAAGCTGATCGAAAAGTAGATTATGGCATCGTCGCGGAAGCCATGGCAGAGATTCGTGCAGCAGGGGTGTTTAACATCGGACTTTTAACAGTACCTAAAGACAAGTGA
- the sufB gene encoding Fe-S cluster assembly protein SufB, producing the protein MDNKNNNSSNVLESYEYKYGFETNIETDEVPLGLNEDIIRLISSKKNEPEWMLEYRLKAYRHWLTMVEPTWALVSYPKIDFQAVRYYSAPKKKSEGDKPKSIEDLDPELVKTFEKLGIPLSEQKRISGIAVDVVFDSVSVGTTHNEVLAEAGVIFCSISEAVKNHPDLVKKYLGTVVPYTDNYYAALNAAVFTDGSFCYIPKGVRCPIDLSTYFRINAKDTGQFERTLLICDDGGYVNYLEGCTAPQRDENQLHAAVVELVALDNAEIKYSTVQNWYTGDKEGRGGIYNFVTKRGKAAGKNSKISWTQVESGSAITWKYPSCILQGDGSEGAFYSVALTHDLMQADTGTKMIHIGKNTKSTIISKGISTDRSSNCYRGQVKIMPSAENARNYSQCDSMLVGDKCSASTYPYIEVKNKTATLEHEATTSRISEDQIFYLQSRGLDMEKTISMLVNGFCKEVFKELPLEFAVEAVKLIEMKLENSVG; encoded by the coding sequence ATGGATAATAAGAATAACAACTCCTCAAATGTTCTTGAGAGCTATGAATACAAATATGGCTTCGAGACAAATATTGAAACCGACGAAGTTCCACTGGGGTTGAATGAAGACATCATTCGTCTTATTTCTTCGAAGAAAAATGAACCTGAGTGGATGCTTGAGTACCGCTTGAAAGCTTATCGTCACTGGTTGACGATGGTTGAGCCTACGTGGGCCTTGGTTTCCTATCCAAAGATTGATTTCCAAGCAGTTCGTTACTATTCGGCTCCGAAAAAGAAATCAGAAGGCGATAAGCCGAAGTCGATTGAAGATTTGGATCCTGAATTGGTCAAAACTTTCGAGAAACTGGGCATTCCATTGAGTGAACAAAAACGTATCTCCGGCATTGCCGTGGACGTAGTGTTTGACTCAGTTTCCGTCGGTACCACTCATAATGAGGTGCTTGCGGAAGCGGGTGTGATTTTCTGTTCGATCTCGGAAGCGGTCAAAAATCACCCGGATCTTGTGAAAAAATATTTGGGCACAGTGGTGCCTTATACAGATAACTACTATGCAGCGTTGAATGCGGCAGTCTTCACGGATGGATCTTTCTGTTACATCCCTAAAGGAGTGCGCTGCCCAATTGACCTTTCAACTTACTTCCGTATCAACGCGAAAGACACGGGTCAGTTCGAAAGAACATTGTTGATCTGTGATGACGGTGGCTATGTGAACTATCTTGAGGGCTGTACGGCCCCTCAGCGTGACGAAAATCAACTTCACGCTGCTGTAGTAGAATTGGTGGCGTTGGATAACGCGGAAATCAAATACTCCACAGTGCAAAACTGGTACACGGGCGACAAAGAAGGTCGTGGTGGTATCTATAATTTCGTGACGAAACGTGGAAAGGCAGCTGGTAAGAACTCTAAGATTTCATGGACTCAAGTGGAATCAGGTTCTGCGATCACTTGGAAATATCCATCTTGTATCTTGCAGGGGGATGGATCTGAAGGTGCTTTCTACTCGGTGGCACTGACTCATGATTTGATGCAAGCGGATACTGGCACAAAGATGATTCATATTGGTAAGAATACCAAGAGCACGATCATCTCTAAGGGTATTTCTACGGACAGGTCTTCAAACTGCTATCGTGGTCAGGTGAAGATTATGCCTTCTGCAGAAAATGCGCGTAACTACTCACAGTGTGATTCAATGCTGGTGGGTGATAAGTGCAGCGCAAGTACTTACCCATATATTGAAGTGAAAAACAAAACAGCGACGCTAGAGCATGAGGCGACGACTTCACGTATCAGTGAAGATCAGATCTTCTATTTGCAATCTCGTGGCTTGGATATGGAAAAAACAATTTCGATGCTTGTAAACGGATTCTGTAAAGAAGTTTTCAAAGAACTTCCTCTTGAATTCGCTGTGGAAGCCGTGAAGTTGATCGAAATGAAATTGGAAAATTCAGTCGGTTAA
- a CDS encoding coiled-coil domain-containing protein: MTRKSLLIILIFFAAVTGFWFFSLKKDFKETKELLAEQSPTRVTREVTRITTTVSADQKDKIQKDLEDLKKKLAAEQQRLATRNQTLQSLKNRQAQEQSVNYSAQIQAHSERIDSLTSDLRDYQQAEGDLSRRAADALREQSSALSAARDQLDENIRQQEEMVRKTKEDIEYWHLMYNYYPERQAHLDELIPLLAAQEERLQAMRAQRIELSSQALLRTQSTQADVEQVVGTYSQDQDDIVDEIGTLRAEIRRLQQEQNKSRMSMTTLNSQVSQAQRDYRSQAAQVQSIQNEIRQKQEQLTKTE, encoded by the coding sequence ATGACGCGAAAATCACTTCTGATTATTCTCATTTTTTTTGCGGCAGTGACGGGCTTTTGGTTTTTTAGTCTAAAGAAAGACTTCAAAGAAACCAAAGAACTGTTAGCTGAGCAGAGCCCCACTCGCGTCACGCGTGAAGTCACACGGATTACAACCACAGTTAGCGCAGATCAAAAAGATAAAATTCAAAAAGATCTTGAAGATCTAAAGAAAAAACTTGCCGCTGAACAGCAGCGACTTGCGACGCGAAATCAAACTTTACAGAGCCTCAAAAATCGCCAGGCGCAGGAACAGTCGGTTAACTATAGTGCACAGATTCAAGCGCACAGTGAGCGAATCGACAGTTTGACTTCTGATCTGCGTGACTATCAACAAGCAGAAGGTGATTTAAGTCGAAGAGCAGCGGATGCTTTGCGTGAACAAAGCAGCGCTTTGAGTGCGGCAAGAGATCAGTTGGATGAAAATATTCGCCAGCAGGAGGAGATGGTTCGAAAGACGAAAGAGGATATTGAGTATTGGCATCTTATGTACAACTATTATCCCGAAAGACAAGCCCATCTTGATGAGTTGATCCCGCTTTTAGCAGCTCAAGAAGAGCGTTTGCAAGCTATGCGGGCTCAGCGGATAGAGCTTTCATCTCAAGCGTTATTGCGGACTCAAAGCACTCAGGCGGATGTCGAGCAGGTTGTGGGAACCTATTCGCAGGATCAAGATGACATCGTCGACGAGATTGGAACTTTAAGAGCGGAGATTCGGCGCTTGCAGCAAGAGCAAAATAAATCCCGAATGAGCATGACCACTTTAAACTCTCAGGTCAGTCAAGCGCAGCGGGATTACAGATCTCAAGCTGCTCAAGTTCAGTCGATTCAGAATGAAATTCGTCAAAAACAAGAACAGCTTACAAAAACAGAGTAG
- a CDS encoding aminotransferase class V-fold PLP-dependent enzyme, translating into MSSMNDFFAKVRGEFPALTQKVHGKNLSYLDSAATSLKPKSVIDRITHFYSYETSNVHRGAHYLGDVATQAFESARHKVAGFLGAASSDEIIFVRGTTEGVNLIAQTFGLISVKEGDEILITEMEHHANIVPWQMLAEEKGAKVIAAGILDNGELDLEDFKRKLTNKTKIVSFTACSNTLGTNNDMKLLTKLAHDVGAKVVIDGAQIVSQAPVNVQDIDCDFFVFSAHKLFGPFGFGVVYGKKALLETMPPYQGGGSMIAKVTIAKTTYNDVPFRFEAGTPHVEGAVGLHAAIDFIETIGFDKIHAYEMELLKVATEKLSAIPDLKIFGTAANKGPIISFNLKGAHHSDVGQILDQEGVAVRAGHHCTQPLMARLGVPGTVRASFSVYNNYDDIDALVKAVVKAREMLL; encoded by the coding sequence ATGAGCTCGATGAACGATTTTTTTGCCAAAGTTCGCGGGGAGTTCCCCGCTCTCACTCAAAAGGTGCATGGTAAAAATTTGTCTTACTTGGATAGCGCGGCGACCTCTTTGAAGCCAAAGTCTGTCATTGATCGCATCACGCATTTTTATTCTTATGAAACTTCCAATGTGCACAGAGGTGCCCATTACCTGGGTGATGTGGCGACCCAAGCTTTTGAGAGTGCCCGTCACAAGGTGGCTGGTTTCCTGGGCGCGGCCAGTTCTGATGAGATCATCTTTGTGCGGGGAACCACCGAAGGTGTCAATCTGATTGCCCAGACCTTCGGACTTATTTCAGTCAAAGAAGGCGATGAAATTCTGATCACAGAGATGGAACATCACGCGAATATCGTTCCCTGGCAAATGCTGGCCGAAGAAAAGGGTGCGAAAGTTATTGCGGCAGGGATCTTGGATAATGGTGAGCTTGATCTTGAAGATTTCAAGAGGAAGCTGACTAATAAAACAAAGATTGTGTCCTTCACAGCATGCTCCAACACTCTGGGTACGAATAACGACATGAAGTTATTGACCAAGCTCGCACATGATGTTGGTGCCAAAGTTGTGATCGACGGGGCGCAGATTGTTTCGCAAGCTCCAGTGAACGTCCAAGACATTGATTGTGATTTTTTTGTTTTCTCTGCCCATAAACTTTTCGGACCTTTTGGTTTTGGGGTTGTTTATGGCAAGAAGGCTCTTCTTGAAACAATGCCTCCTTACCAAGGAGGCGGTAGTATGATCGCGAAGGTCACGATTGCTAAAACGACCTACAATGATGTGCCTTTCCGTTTTGAAGCGGGGACGCCACATGTTGAGGGTGCGGTTGGTTTGCACGCGGCTATTGATTTTATTGAAACCATTGGCTTCGATAAAATTCATGCCTATGAGATGGAACTATTGAAGGTCGCGACTGAAAAATTGTCTGCAATCCCAGATCTGAAAATTTTCGGAACTGCTGCGAATAAAGGTCCGATTATTTCATTTAATCTGAAGGGCGCTCACCATTCCGACGTAGGTCAGATCCTTGACCAGGAAGGTGTGGCGGTTCGAGCGGGGCACCATTGCACTCAGCCTTTGATGGCAAGACTTGGGGTTCCTGGCACCGTACGTGCCTCTTTTTCTGTGTATAATAATTATGATGATATTGATGCCTTAGTGAAAGCCGTAGTGAAGGCTCGGGAGATGTTACTATGA
- the sufD gene encoding Fe-S cluster assembly protein SufD, whose product MNLLSAYEKFNQAHPAQGALASYRQAAFDYASKKGLPTRKDEDWHYTSVKVLGEKEFTPSAVNPMEPSHETLLEIKKILNPDFVNVVFFNGVLNRTLSNDLPTGFTLRELSEYPAMFHDTFDALNGAYMTKPFALNVTKETSVEKPVNFVFFTSSEGGPALMIHPRIRLDVGTRSSVKVLESHYGQGAAYFVNSVFDLHVADSATVTYARIQAENDSAINIGRTRITLGKNANLQSLVLATGASLSRHSLEVLLKGHGANADVLGVYAVKGSQHADNTTVIDHQVGECNTNQLYKGILDDESKAVFCGKVLIQKDAQKANSAQLNNNLLLSSKAEADSKPSLEIYADDVKAAHGSTVGQLNREELFYLLSRAIPKDKAMQMLSYGFLSEVIYKISDEDIQKWLSRHLDEAFKRLHVESLK is encoded by the coding sequence ATGAATTTGCTTTCAGCATACGAAAAATTCAATCAGGCCCATCCGGCGCAAGGAGCTCTTGCTTCTTACCGTCAGGCGGCTTTTGATTATGCTTCTAAAAAAGGTCTTCCGACTCGTAAAGACGAAGACTGGCACTATACGAGTGTTAAGGTCTTAGGTGAAAAAGAGTTCACACCCAGCGCAGTGAACCCCATGGAGCCTAGCCATGAAACCTTGCTTGAGATCAAAAAGATCTTAAACCCTGATTTTGTTAACGTGGTTTTCTTCAATGGTGTTTTGAACAGAACTTTGTCGAATGATCTTCCGACGGGATTCACGTTGCGTGAACTTTCCGAATATCCAGCGATGTTTCACGATACCTTTGATGCCCTGAATGGCGCCTACATGACAAAGCCCTTTGCTTTGAATGTAACTAAGGAAACCTCTGTGGAAAAACCTGTGAATTTCGTGTTTTTCACTTCCAGCGAAGGCGGTCCGGCGTTGATGATCCACCCACGCATTCGTTTGGATGTAGGGACAAGATCTTCCGTGAAGGTTTTGGAAAGTCATTACGGTCAGGGTGCCGCTTACTTTGTTAATTCCGTTTTTGATTTGCATGTTGCAGACAGTGCGACAGTGACTTATGCGCGCATACAGGCGGAAAACGATTCGGCTATCAATATTGGTCGCACGCGCATCACTTTGGGAAAAAATGCAAATTTGCAAAGCCTGGTGCTGGCAACGGGCGCATCACTTTCCCGCCACAGCCTTGAGGTTTTGCTAAAAGGTCATGGTGCGAATGCAGATGTTTTGGGTGTCTATGCGGTGAAGGGATCTCAACACGCCGACAATACGACGGTGATTGATCATCAAGTTGGAGAGTGCAATACGAACCAACTTTACAAAGGCATTTTGGACGATGAATCGAAGGCTGTTTTCTGTGGAAAAGTTCTTATTCAAAAGGACGCGCAAAAAGCAAACTCGGCACAGTTGAACAACAATTTGTTGCTCAGTTCAAAAGCTGAAGCCGACAGTAAGCCAAGTCTTGAAATCTACGCGGACGACGTTAAAGCGGCACATGGATCGACCGTGGGCCAATTGAACCGCGAAGAATTGTTCTATTTGTTGTCTCGCGCAATTCCTAAAGACAAAGCGATGCAGATGCTTAGTTATGGTTTCCTGTCTGAAGTGATTTATAAAATTTCTGACGAGGATATTCAGAAATGGCTTTCTCGCCACTTGGATGAAGCGTTCAAACGTCTTCATGTGGAGTCATTGAAATGA
- a CDS encoding pyridoxal phosphate-dependent decarboxylase family protein: protein MYSEISLPALFGHFIALLHNPNNISTEAAKVGAYIEDEAIEKLAQMLGYGKGQATGHFTSGGTVANIEALWRARYRVDHFISLGCWLNLNTTEKLSVVQAAHMGWERYNSYLDQYQIPENELRKYSAVANSPWQVMAVYQKAFAINYSGPVVLVPNSKHYSWMKGVSLLGLGEEAFWPVNLDRNGILDINDLKKKIEKANSESRPVMMVVSVGGTTELGEFDPIHLVQDVLDSYLKTLRLDIWHHVDAAYGGYFCSMIGDTESDVDDVVMQALGAIGRVNSVTLDPHKLGYVPYACGAIIVRDLLNYRVSAFDAKYIQSPDHSVDRWMKTLEGSRSASGATATWMTGHTIGFDNNGYGKILKRTIAGRNKIKDLMKESNSLVKVLEVPGLNLLSLSFIGESKSLKQVNQQTAKLVEKINESNRFIVSKTFLKRPEYEELIQSAAKDWNLEVDDSGLVLLRLTVMNPFFLNKESNADYPAEFTQLVRELSVNLSGN, encoded by the coding sequence ATGTATTCGGAAATTTCTTTGCCCGCTTTGTTTGGACATTTCATTGCATTGTTGCACAACCCGAACAACATCTCGACGGAAGCGGCGAAGGTCGGTGCATATATCGAGGATGAAGCCATTGAAAAATTAGCACAGATGCTGGGATATGGTAAAGGCCAAGCAACCGGGCACTTCACCAGTGGTGGAACTGTGGCGAACATCGAAGCCCTATGGCGGGCTCGCTACCGGGTTGATCACTTTATTTCCTTGGGATGCTGGTTGAACTTAAACACCACGGAAAAACTATCGGTGGTGCAAGCGGCACACATGGGCTGGGAACGCTATAATTCCTATCTTGATCAATATCAGATTCCAGAAAATGAATTGCGGAAGTACAGCGCCGTGGCTAACAGCCCTTGGCAGGTCATGGCTGTTTATCAAAAGGCATTCGCTATCAATTACTCAGGCCCTGTCGTCTTAGTTCCAAATTCTAAGCACTATTCGTGGATGAAAGGTGTTTCATTGCTGGGCTTGGGCGAGGAGGCTTTCTGGCCTGTCAATCTGGATCGCAATGGAATTTTGGACATCAATGATTTGAAGAAAAAAATTGAGAAAGCGAACAGCGAGAGTCGTCCGGTGATGATGGTTGTCTCTGTCGGTGGAACGACAGAACTGGGCGAATTTGATCCCATTCATCTGGTGCAGGACGTTTTGGATTCTTATCTAAAAACTCTGCGCCTGGATATTTGGCATCATGTTGATGCGGCTTATGGTGGATATTTCTGCAGCATGATTGGTGATACGGAAAGTGATGTTGATGATGTCGTGATGCAGGCCCTGGGGGCGATTGGAAGAGTGAATTCAGTCACTTTGGATCCTCACAAGTTGGGTTATGTCCCTTATGCTTGTGGAGCAATCATAGTCCGAGATCTTTTGAACTACCGAGTATCTGCCTTTGATGCCAAATACATTCAATCACCGGATCACAGCGTGGATCGTTGGATGAAGACTCTTGAGGGTTCGCGAAGTGCCTCGGGCGCGACCGCCACCTGGATGACTGGGCACACCATTGGTTTTGATAATAACGGCTATGGAAAAATATTGAAACGAACTATTGCCGGTAGAAATAAGATCAAAGACCTAATGAAAGAAAGCAATTCGTTGGTGAAGGTTCTCGAGGTTCCTGGGTTGAACCTTCTATCTTTATCATTTATTGGAGAATCCAAAAGCTTAAAGCAAGTAAATCAACAGACGGCGAAGCTTGTGGAGAAAATCAATGAGAGCAACCGATTTATTGTTTCAAAAACCTTCCTAAAACGCCCTGAATATGAGGAGCTGATACAGTCGGCTGCAAAGGATTGGAATCTCGAAGTGGATGATTCAGGTTTGGTGCTATTGCGCCTGACAGTCATGAATCCATTCTTTTTGAACAAGGAATCAAATGCTGATTATCCCGCTGAGTTTACGCAACTGGTGCGGGAACTATCTGTGAATCTATCAGGCAATTAA
- a CDS encoding PI-PLC domain-containing protein — MRIILATVITLVMTGFLILTTRIWGLGQTFPDFQSPLFAGETPIVIVKANTLAKIDEALKLKSDAVIWVDVRISKGNIPYILAPSRDAEFLNLKTEQQKANPTVPIMQGGKLSDYSWEQINEFYKDTPALKELYEKFPTTRFVLNVVDNVPDVHTTVVEAIKDFKPDNRTLIQSDALVVMSAIKDLKPVFVYGTSVPDLMRLLSFDSLFILPATQYKGDVFIAPFTILKRPAFNDDIITEMRRRHKRIYLGPIESQSQFDIAAKVKADGYITENLPQLLQMMPAKK; from the coding sequence ATGAGAATTATTTTAGCCACAGTTATCACCCTAGTTATGACAGGTTTTCTTATCCTTACCACCCGTATTTGGGGTTTAGGACAGACTTTCCCTGACTTTCAAAGTCCCCTCTTCGCGGGAGAGACTCCCATTGTTATTGTGAAGGCGAACACTTTGGCCAAAATTGATGAGGCCTTAAAGCTCAAATCCGATGCGGTGATTTGGGTGGATGTCCGCATTTCCAAAGGAAATATCCCATACATCTTAGCCCCTTCTCGTGATGCCGAATTCTTGAATCTGAAAACAGAGCAACAAAAAGCCAACCCAACCGTGCCAATTATGCAGGGCGGGAAATTGTCGGATTACTCTTGGGAACAGATCAATGAGTTCTATAAAGACACCCCGGCCCTTAAAGAACTTTACGAAAAATTTCCGACAACTCGCTTTGTTTTGAACGTCGTCGACAATGTGCCGGACGTGCACACCACAGTCGTAGAAGCCATTAAAGATTTTAAACCTGACAATCGCACATTGATTCAAAGCGATGCTTTGGTAGTGATGTCCGCCATCAAAGATCTGAAGCCGGTGTTTGTTTATGGGACCAGTGTTCCGGATCTGATGCGTTTGTTGAGCTTTGATTCGCTGTTCATCCTGCCTGCGACTCAATATAAGGGCGACGTCTTTATTGCGCCGTTCACTATATTAAAGCGTCCGGCATTTAACGACGACATCATCACAGAAATGCGTCGTCGTCATAAGCGAATCTACTTGGGACCGATCGAAAGCCAGTCACAGTTTGATATTGCCGCGAAAGTTAAAGCTGATGGCTATATTACGGAAAATCTTCCGCAACTTCTGCAAATGATGCCGGCTAAAAAATAG
- a CDS encoding RrF2 family transcriptional regulator, with protein sequence MNKINRKLEYALMALKYMSQKIPGELTSAKEVSDAFHTPFDATARVMQQMAQKGAILRAEYGANGGYQITKDLAKVSLHDLVEVIEGPTALMKCMNSEAPCDIHSTCNIVSPLKNLNHKLTEFYKSVSLKDLLVEKNTAMPMKKTEVVVHG encoded by the coding sequence ATGAACAAAATCAATCGCAAACTCGAATATGCGTTAATGGCTTTAAAATACATGAGCCAGAAAATTCCAGGAGAGCTGACTTCCGCAAAAGAAGTCTCCGATGCTTTTCATACGCCTTTTGATGCGACAGCTAGAGTCATGCAGCAGATGGCACAGAAGGGTGCAATTCTTCGCGCCGAGTATGGAGCCAACGGTGGGTATCAAATTACTAAGGACCTCGCAAAAGTTTCTCTCCATGACCTCGTAGAGGTTATCGAAGGTCCAACGGCTTTGATGAAATGTATGAACAGTGAGGCTCCTTGCGACATTCACTCGACCTGCAACATTGTTTCTCCTTTGAAGAATTTGAATCACAAACTGACGGAATTCTATAAAAGCGTAAGCTTGAAAGACCTCCTCGTAGAAAAGAACACAGCAATGCCGATGAAGAAGACTGAGGTGGTTGTCCATGGATAA
- the tolQ gene encoding protein TolQ: MMLPLFVSLLGSTAQAAPSVSVNTSSVDAIIQASPVVQLTLVILIVMSVFCWAIGYSKYQTFKKMRESDDLFLNKFWKINSLDTLFEDIDQYKESSVARVFKAAYLEMKKISESPLMAKTEGDKPVLTGIDNLERILNKASENEMAKLESRLTVLATTGSTGPFIGLFGTVWGIMGSFHKIGMTGSASLAVVAPGISEALISTAIGLAAAIPAVVLYNNFISKIRKQEITLNNFNADFLNIVKRNFFQGN, from the coding sequence ATGATGTTACCACTATTTGTCAGTCTGCTCGGAAGCACAGCTCAAGCAGCACCCTCTGTTTCTGTAAACACAAGTTCCGTTGATGCAATTATACAAGCAAGTCCGGTGGTCCAGCTTACCTTAGTCATCCTTATCGTGATGTCGGTATTTTGTTGGGCGATTGGTTATAGCAAATATCAAACGTTTAAAAAAATGCGTGAGTCTGATGATTTGTTTTTGAATAAATTCTGGAAAATAAATTCATTGGATACTTTGTTTGAAGATATCGATCAATATAAAGAGTCTTCTGTGGCCCGAGTGTTTAAGGCCGCTTACTTGGAAATGAAAAAGATTTCTGAATCACCGCTCATGGCAAAAACAGAGGGTGATAAACCGGTTTTGACTGGCATCGACAATCTTGAACGTATTCTCAATAAAGCTTCAGAAAATGAAATGGCCAAATTGGAATCCCGCCTGACCGTTCTTGCAACCACCGGCAGCACGGGTCCTTTCATCGGTTTGTTCGGAACAGTCTGGGGGATCATGGGATCTTTCCATAAGATCGGCATGACCGGCTCAGCAAGTCTTGCGGTTGTGGCTCCTGGTATCTCAGAGGCTTTGATCTCAACTGCCATCGGTCTGGCAGCGGCGATTCCGGCGGTTGTCTTGTACAATAATTTTATTTCTAAGATCCGTAAGCAGGAAATCACGTTGAATAACTTCAACGCAGACTTCTTGAACATTGTTAAAAGAAACTTCTTCCAAGGGAATTAA